From the genome of Candidatus Ruthia magnifica str. Cm (Calyptogena magnifica):
TACTTCTGCAGTTATGGGCAAAGGCTTAGGTGATAAAGTTGCGTTAATTACCGATGGTCGTTTTTCTGGCGGTACACATGGTTTTGTAGTCGGTCACATCACCCCTGAAGCCTTTGAAGGTGGTGTACTGGCTGTGGTTAAAGATGGAGATGAAATCTTAATTGATGCACAAAACAACGTTTTAGAGTTATTAGTTGAGCAAGCAATTATCGATAAACGTCTATATAATTGGACACAACCCAAACCAAACTACACCAAAGGTGTATTGGCTAAATTTGCAAAGTTGGCTAAATCTGCCTCTGAAGGTGCAGTGACTGATTAGTCGCTTAACTTTAAAATTATACGCATAAGCGTCATTGGTGTAAATCTCATAAATGGTCGACTGGAATAATTTATTAGGAGCGCAGCTTACACAATGTTATTTTTTCAAGTAGAGCTTGAAACTAGAATATTTTATTTTTTAGAAAATATTAATGTAGTACTTTCCATTTATAGCATTTAACTATTATCATAAGGACATATTTCTTCCTTATATCACTATTTTAAAAATAAAACCTATACAAACGTAATAATATTTTTATCTAATTATGCTTTTTATAAAAATATTACTATAAAATTCAGTTTTTAATCGTTCTACTAGAAAAATTATCGCACATTATTTAGTTGGTACAAATGCCATCTGTCTATCGTCAAGATTAACAGAGGCGACTTGAATTTTTATGGTATTGCCTAGTTGGTAAATTTTTCCAGTGCGTTCACCTTTGAGTTGATGGTGAATATCATCGAAAATATAATAGTCATCTTTCATGTCACGTATGGCAATCATACCTTCTACAAATACGTCGGTAAGTTCGATAAAAATACCAAAACTAGCAACGCCAGAAATAACACCATTAAAGGTGTTACCTATTTTGTCACGCATGTATTCGCATTTTAGCCATTGTTCAACATCACGTGAGGCGTCGTCTGCTCTACGTTCGGTCATGGATAAGTGTGCGCCAATTTCAAGCATTTTTTTGCTAGGTTTTCTGCTCTTTTTATCTAAAACGCGCTTAATGGCACGATGTACCAAAAGATCAGGATACCGCCTTATGGGTGAGGTAAAGTGGGTATAGTTTTCAAATGCCAAGCCAAAGTGTCCTTCGTTAACAGGGGTGTAAACGGCTTGTTTCATGGTACGTAAAACAACTGTTTTAATGATGGTTTCATCGTCTCTACCTTTGGCACTTGCAAGCACTTTGGCAAAGTCTTTAGAATCTGGCTGCGTACCACCTTCAAGTGTTAAGCCAATGGCAGTTAAAAATTGGCGAGTAACTTCTACTTTTTCTACTGTGGGTTTGGGATGAATTCGGTATAAAAAGTCCTCATTATGATGGTTTAAAAATTTAGCACTTGCTTGATTGGCCATCAACATGCATTCTTCAATCAGTTTGTGAGCATCATTACGAGAGCGAGCAATAATGTTATCAATTTTGCCGTTATCGTTAAATAAAATTTGTGATTCAATGCGATCAAAATCCATTACCCCGCGCTTAATTTTAGCGTATTTAAGTGCTTTGTATAAATCATACAGTGTGTTTAAATTATCCATCACTGATGCGTATTGTTGAGTGAGGTCTACATCATGGTGTTCTAAAATTTGGCTAACCTTGGTGTAGGTTAATCGCGCGTGTGATAACATAACGGCAGGATAAAACTTATAATCCAATAAATTTCCATGAGTATCAATATTCATTTCACAAGTCATACACAAGCGCTCAACATCAGGGTTAATTGAACATAAGCCGTTCGATAAGACTTCAGGCAACATTGGTACAACGTGGTGTGGAAAATATACCGAATTGCCACGATCTGTAGCATCTTTGTCTAAGTATAAGCCTTCTTTTACATAGTGTGATACATCGGCAATAGAAACAACCAATTTCCAGCCTTTGCTGGTGGTTTGTGCGTAAACAGCATCGTCAAAATCACGAGAATCTTCATCATCAATAGTGACTAATTTCATTTTAGTAATGTCAATTCGACCTTTTTTATCACTATCGGTTACTATACTTGGTAATTTATCGGTTTGTATGAGTGCTTCTGGTGAAAAATCAACCGGAATTCCATTGCGATAAAGGGCGGAATCTGTCTCTACGCCTTCATCCATGTAACTACCTAAAATTTGGACAATTTCACCTACTGCTAGGCTTTTTAGGGTTGGGGATTTTGTGATTTTAACAATTACGATTTGCTCATCAAGATGCTCTCTATTAATCTTTGAAATGCTAATATTGTGCTTAATACGCTTGTCGTCAACTACAACATAAGCTCCATCTTTTTCAAGATGTAAGCGTCCAACCACAGTTTCAATACTTTTTATAACTTTAATAATTTGTGTGTCACCGCGTTGGTTAAGCAAGCGTACTTTAACTCGGTCGCCATGAAAAACCAATTGCATTTGCTTTGATGATAGTCTTAAATCTTTACCACCTTTATCTAGTGTAATAAAACCAAAGCCTTTTGGATTGGCAATCACTGTACCGGTCATCACCCAGTTTTTTTCACTAAATTTGTGATACACACCACGCTGATCACAATTTAGCTGCTGATCACGAACCATAGCCCTAAGGCGGTGCGTTAAGGGTTTTTTTTGATGATGGTCAATGGACAATAAATTGCATAGTTCGTGTAATTTATGTGATTTTTTTTCAAAAAAACTAAGGATATATCCTCTTGAAGGGATTGGTTTGTTGTATTTTTTTGACTCTCTTTTATAATAGGGATCTGACATTTAATTACTCAAATGGATGTTTTAAAATTAGGGTTTGTAAGCGGTCTGGACCAGTGGATAAAATATCAACTGGAAGATTGGCTAATTGTTCAATTTTTCGAATATAGCTTTGTGCCTCAACGGGTAATGAATCAAACGAATCAGTACCAATGGTTGAGGTTTTCCACCCGGGTATTTTAATATAGATTGGTTTGGCTTTAGCATAGTCTTCGGCAGAAAATGGGGGGATGGTTGTTTCAACACCATCAATCTCATAAGATGTGCAAATTTTGATTGTTTCCAAGGTGTCCATCACATCAAGTTTGGTTAAGCAAATACCCGTCACCGCATTTAAGTTAAATGAGCGTTTGAGCGTTACCATATCTAACCAACCACAGCGACGTTGACGACCTGTGGTTGCACCAAATTCATGGCCAACTGTGCCCAGCACTTTGCCAATTTCATCACCCTTATCAAGGGCGACATCATAAATCAATTCAGTTGGGAATGGACCACCACCCACACGTGTTGTATAAGCCTTAACAATGCCTAATACATAATCAATATCTGTTACGCCAATACCTGAGCCAGTGACTGCAGCACCAGAGGTTGTGTTTGAGGAGGTGACAAATGGGTAAGTGCCTTGATCAATATCTAATAATGCACCTTGTGCGCCTTCAAATAGTATATTCTCATCATTAGCAATGTGTTGATGAATTTGCTCTGTTACATCAACAATCATATGTTTGGTTTGCTCTACTTGAGATAAGACTTCATCTAACGTGGTTTGATAATCAACAGGGTTTGCATTATAGTAATGAGTCAGAAAAAAATTATGGTATTCCATCACCTCTTTAAGTTTTGAAGCAAATAGGTTTGGATCTAATAAATCACTAACACGTAAACCACGACGAGCAACTTTATCTTCATAAGCAGGACCAATACCATTACCTGTAGTGCCAATCGCAGCCTTGCCACGCTTTATTTCACGAGCATTATCAAGCTCAATATGATATGGTAAAATTAAAGGACAGCCTGGGCTAATTTTTAAGCGCTTTGTTGTATCAATATCAGCAACTTCTAACTCTGCAATTTCTTTTAACAAAGCAGACATTGATAACACTACACCATGACCAATTAAACACTCAACATGGTTGCGTAAAATACCAGAAGGAATAAGGTGTAATATAGTCGTTTTTCCATTAATTACCAAGGTATGGCCAGCGTTGTGTCCACCTTGAAAGCGTACTACACTAGCCACTTTATCTGTGATTAAATCAACCACTTTTCCTTTGCCTTCATCACCCCATTGGGTGCCAATAATAACTACATTTTTTGACATGCTAATTCCTAATTATAACTAATGTTTTTTAAAAGTAAATTTACTTAAAGTTATTTTCTAAAAATGATTTTGAGATAAAAATTTCAAATCAAATGAAAAGCCAGTGGCTGCTCTTGATTTACCAAAAGATTTGCCAATACCATTATAACGACCACCTTGTGCCAATGCTTTAGAATAGTTTTCGTTATAAGCTGAAAATACAATACCGGTGTAATACTCATGAATTTGCAATTCGCTAAGGTCAAAAATGGCTTTAATACCTTTGGTATTGAGTTGTTTATCAATAGCAATTAAATCCTCAATGGCTACCTTGGCTTGATTAAGATGGCTAAATATTGTCAATGCCTCGCTTAAAATATCCGACTTTCCTTCTAGTTTTATCAAACGAATAAATAAATCAGCATTTTTAAGCGCATTTTTGTTTAAAAATACTGCTAAATCTGGGGTTGAACGGCATGAGAAAATTGTTCGTAATTGTGCAACGGTTTGTATTGAAATGTTTTCTTGTGCTATCAGTGCATCAAAAATTGTAACATTACCCAAACTAAGCACAATTGGGCTAATTGATAATAGTTTTAAGCTTTTTAGCATTAACCCAATCACTTCAACATCAGCGCTAATTTTATCTGAGCCATATAACTCAGCACCTGCCTGAATGGGAGATCGTGAGGCATAAAAATCATCCGCTTTGGTTTTTAGGATTGAATTGATATAACAATATTTTTCGACTAAATCGCTACCACGTTTGGCATCAATGCGTGCAATTTGTGGGGTAATATCAGCATGCACGCCTAACATTTTACCACTAATAGGATCTAATAATTTAAAAGTTTTCTCATCAATAGTATCACTGGTTAGCAGTAGTGAATTAACATGTTCAACCATAGGTGGGATAACCAAGCCAAAACCCTTGTCAGCATATAAGTCTAAAAGCTGACGACGCAGAGACTCAAAAACTAATGCTTGATCGTCAGTGAGTTCATCTATGCCTTCAGGTAGCTGCCATGCCCCCATTTTAATTATTTAATTTGCGGGCTGAAGTGACGGAAAAATTCTGTATTTGGATTGAGTATTAAAATATTGCTTTGATTGGAAAATGATTTCTTATATGATGCTAACGCACGATAAAAAGCGTAAAAATCTGTGTTCTTATTATAAGCTTGTGCATAGTTATTTGCACTAGCTGCATCGCCCTCACCTCGAATTTTCTCAGAATCACGATAAGCATTTGCCAAAATAATGGTACGTTTTTTGTCAGCAGCAGCTCTAATAATTTCAGCCTTTTCTGCACCTTTCGATCTAAACTCTTTAGCCACTCGTTGGCGTTCTGCTTGCATACGACGATAAACTGAATTAGATACCTCTTGTGATAAATCAATTCGCTTAATACGCACATCAACAATTTCAATACCAAATTGAGCAATGTCTTTTTTAGCAAGCCTGACAATATTGGACATAATTTCACTACGTTCGTTAGAAACTACATCAGCAATCGTACGTTTTGAAAATTCACTTTTAAGGCCAGTTTTAATAATTTGTGTTAAACGATTATTGGTCCTTACTATATTACCACCTGTTGATTTGTAGAACTGCTCAGCGTCAATAATACGCCATTTAACATAAGAATCTACAATTACATTTTTCTTCTCACTTGTTAAAAATCTTTCGGCTGGTTCATCTAAAGTTTGAATGCGATTGTCAAATTTTATAATGTTATTAACAAATGGCATTTTGAATTTAAGACCTGGAGATTCCTCAACGGTAATAATTTCACCTAAACGTAATTTAATAACCGTTTGGGTTTCGTTTACTGTGTAAAGTACTGAACTTAATACTAAGAATAAAACAGCAATTATTGCTAAACCTATTTTTTGCATTATCTAGCTCCTCTATTACGGAAAATTTCTCTAACATTACCACCTTGATTGTTGTGTTGTGTTGATGATTCTTGGGTATTTATTTGTCTAGCATTAATCAATTTGTCAATAGGTAAGTACATCATACTATTAGCTTTAGAATCAACCACTACCTTACTGGTAGAGGCCAGTACATTTTCCATAGTTTCGCGATATAAGCGTTCCCTAGTAACTTTAGGTGCTTTTTCATACTCAGCTAAAATTTGTTTAAAGCGTGATGCTTCACCTTCTGATTTAGAAATCATTTCAGATTTATAAGCTTTTGATTCCTCAAGCATACGTGCAGCCTTACCACGAGATTTTGGCAAAATATCATTGGCATAAGTTTGCGCTTCGTTAATCAAACGTTGTTTGTCTTCACGAGCTTTAACCGCATCAGAAAAGGCAGATTGAACCTGTTCTGGTGGCTGTGCATCTTGCATATTAACTGTTGTTATCAACAAACCAGTTTTATATTTATCCAATAAGTTTTGAGATTTTTCTTTAATATTATCAGCGATATTAGCTCGACCCTCAGTTAAGATGTAGTCCATAGTATTTTGACCAACAACTTGTCGAATAGCGCTTTCAGATACGTGACGAAGTGTTGTGTCTGGATTAGCAACATTAAACAAATAAGCTTGAACATCATTTATTCTATATTGAATCGCAAACTTAGCTTCAATCATATTTTCATCTTTAGTCAGCATTAAAGATTCGGATGAAACATTACCACCAAAGCGTCGATTGTTATTAACCACATTACGATAACCAATTTCAGCTGTTCTGACTTGTTCAACATTAATCCTATTTAAAGTTTCAATTGGATAAGGGATATGCCAATGAGGCCCTTGAGAAGTTTCTTCTTGGAATGCGCCAAAACGCAACACAACACCTTTTTCAGCTGGATCGATAATATAAATACCTGACAACAGCCAGACCAATAAAACCAAAATTAATATATATTTAAAGCCACCTCTTGAAGGAATTTTAGATGTGCCAGCGCTTGATAATTTTTTATTATTAAAGAGACCATCAAATTTATTTTTAAAATCTTTAATCACTTTCTCTAATTCTGGTGGTGTTTGATTACTACCAGACCAAGGGTTTTTATTATTGTCATTCCAAGTCATTTTATTTATGTGTGTCCAAATATAGTGAAAATCGGGGTTATTTTACCCAAACTAAAGCAAGTTTATGCAATTTATTATTACGGCATATAATGTTAAAATAATAATTTTCATAAAAATTACAACCATCATGAAAAAGCAATTAGCTCTTTATTTATTGTTCATTCTATTGTCTAGCATCATTAGTGCCGAAAGTTTAGTGTTAGACTGCCAAAACAATGCTTTACTTTTTCAGAAACAAGTACTTTCAGACAAAATTAAAGATCTTGATGTTCAAGCAAATTATAGTGAAGTTGTTAAAGATGATCATTACCTTTTAAAAGGTAATGTTTCACTAAATTCAAGCACATATTTTCTAAGTGCTGACGAAATTAGTATTAACAAGTTTAGTAAAACATCTATAGCAACTGGTCATGTTAAATTTCAAGACAACGAACTTATGCTTACTGGTGATAAGGCTGTGGTTGAAAAACAAGGCGAAGTAACTCATACAACACTAAATAAGGTCAAATTTCATTATCCTAATTCAATGATAAATGGTCGCGCTCAAGTTGTGACTAATGATGGCACTAAGCAAGTATTTAGTTCAGGTAGCTATAGTTTATGCCC
Proteins encoded in this window:
- the rnr gene encoding ribonuclease R yields the protein MSDPYYKRESKKYNKPIPSRGYILSFFEKKSHKLHELCNLLSIDHHQKKPLTHRLRAMVRDQQLNCDQRGVYHKFSEKNWVMTGTVIANPKGFGFITLDKGGKDLRLSSKQMQLVFHGDRVKVRLLNQRGDTQIIKVIKSIETVVGRLHLEKDGAYVVVDDKRIKHNISISKINREHLDEQIVIVKITKSPTLKSLAVGEIVQILGSYMDEGVETDSALYRNGIPVDFSPEALIQTDKLPSIVTDSDKKGRIDITKMKLVTIDDEDSRDFDDAVYAQTTSKGWKLVVSIADVSHYVKEGLYLDKDATDRGNSVYFPHHVVPMLPEVLSNGLCSINPDVERLCMTCEMNIDTHGNLLDYKFYPAVMLSHARLTYTKVSQILEHHDVDLTQQYASVMDNLNTLYDLYKALKYAKIKRGVMDFDRIESQILFNDNGKIDNIIARSRNDAHKLIEECMLMANQASAKFLNHHNEDFLYRIHPKPTVEKVEVTRQFLTAIGLTLEGGTQPDSKDFAKVLASAKGRDDETIIKTVVLRTMKQAVYTPVNEGHFGLAFENYTHFTSPIRRYPDLLVHRAIKRVLDKKSRKPSKKMLEIGAHLSMTERRADDASRDVEQWLKCEYMRDKIGNTFNGVISGVASFGIFIELTDVFVEGMIAIRDMKDDYYIFDDIHHQLKGERTGKIYQLGNTIKIQVASVNLDDRQMAFVPTK
- a CDS encoding adenylosuccinate synthase; translation: MSKNVVIIGTQWGDEGKGKVVDLITDKVASVVRFQGGHNAGHTLVINGKTTILHLIPSGILRNHVECLIGHGVVLSMSALLKEIAELEVADIDTTKRLKISPGCPLILPYHIELDNAREIKRGKAAIGTTGNGIGPAYEDKVARRGLRVSDLLDPNLFASKLKEVMEYHNFFLTHYYNANPVDYQTTLDEVLSQVEQTKHMIVDVTEQIHQHIANDENILFEGAQGALLDIDQGTYPFVTSSNTTSGAAVTGSGIGVTDIDYVLGIVKAYTTRVGGGPFPTELIYDVALDKGDEIGKVLGTVGHEFGATTGRQRRCGWLDMVTLKRSFNLNAVTGICLTKLDVMDTLETIKICTSYEIDGVETTIPPFSAEDYAKAKPIYIKIPGWKTSTIGTDSFDSLPVEAQSYIRKIEQLANLPVDILSTGPDRLQTLILKHPFE
- a CDS encoding ATP phosphoribosyltransferase regulatory subunit translates to MGAWQLPEGIDELTDDQALVFESLRRQLLDLYADKGFGLVIPPMVEHVNSLLLTSDTIDEKTFKLLDPISGKMLGVHADITPQIARIDAKRGSDLVEKYCYINSILKTKADDFYASRSPIQAGAELYGSDKISADVEVIGLMLKSLKLLSISPIVLSLGNVTIFDALIAQENISIQTVAQLRTIFSCRSTPDLAVFLNKNALKNADLFIRLIKLEGKSDILSEALTIFSHLNQAKVAIEDLIAIDKQLNTKGIKAIFDLSELQIHEYYTGIVFSAYNENYSKALAQGGRYNGIGKSFGKSRAATGFSFDLKFLSQNHF
- the hflC gene encoding protease modulator HflC; translated protein: MQKIGLAIIAVLFLVLSSVLYTVNETQTVIKLRLGEIITVEESPGLKFKMPFVNNIIKFDNRIQTLDEPAERFLTSEKKNVIVDSYVKWRIIDAEQFYKSTGGNIVRTNNRLTQIIKTGLKSEFSKRTIADVVSNERSEIMSNIVRLAKKDIAQFGIEIVDVRIKRIDLSQEVSNSVYRRMQAERQRVAKEFRSKGAEKAEIIRAAADKKRTIILANAYRDSEKIRGEGDAASANNYAQAYNKNTDFYAFYRALASYKKSFSNQSNILILNPNTEFFRHFSPQIK
- the hflK gene encoding FtsH protease activity modulator HflK; this translates as MTWNDNNKNPWSGSNQTPPELEKVIKDFKNKFDGLFNNKKLSSAGTSKIPSRGGFKYILILVLLVWLLSGIYIIDPAEKGVVLRFGAFQEETSQGPHWHIPYPIETLNRINVEQVRTAEIGYRNVVNNNRRFGGNVSSESLMLTKDENMIEAKFAIQYRINDVQAYLFNVANPDTTLRHVSESAIRQVVGQNTMDYILTEGRANIADNIKEKSQNLLDKYKTGLLITTVNMQDAQPPEQVQSAFSDAVKAREDKQRLINEAQTYANDILPKSRGKAARMLEESKAYKSEMISKSEGEASRFKQILAEYEKAPKVTRERLYRETMENVLASTSKVVVDSKANSMMYLPIDKLINARQINTQESSTQHNNQGGNVREIFRNRGAR